The following coding sequences lie in one Maribacter forsetii DSM 18668 genomic window:
- the cydB gene encoding cytochrome d ubiquinol oxidase subunit II, which yields MEIFWYISIAVVLAVFFILDGYDFGTGIIHLFFAKTEKDKEVIAKSAGLFWDSNEVWLVAAGGMLFMAFPTFYASVFSGFYLPLILVLWLIIFRAIGLELRSQFKFQMWKDIWDTSFGVSSLLLALFFGIALGNIVRGVNLGGVDNGISVHEGHYFFLPLWDGSFSPLTDHPGVIDWFTIIIGLIAVVTLAIHGANWIILKTNSSINTKLKGVIFKLNIVLATLTVFSLVVWQVVNPNSLDNFGDKPYLLIFPLIYLSGLVGLFFIKKIKKDSHAFILSSLLIVGGITSSLASLFPVILPSVNDTHEPLTIYNTAASEYGLSVGIYWGILGFLLILIYMIIQKRLMKGKVDNMDYGH from the coding sequence ATGGAAATATTCTGGTACATTTCAATAGCCGTTGTTTTAGCTGTATTTTTTATTTTAGATGGTTATGATTTCGGAACAGGAATCATTCATTTATTCTTCGCTAAAACCGAAAAAGACAAAGAAGTAATTGCAAAATCTGCTGGCTTATTCTGGGATTCTAATGAGGTTTGGTTAGTCGCTGCCGGTGGTATGCTTTTTATGGCTTTCCCCACATTTTACGCTTCTGTTTTTAGCGGATTCTATTTGCCGTTAATACTCGTTTTATGGCTCATAATCTTTAGAGCTATCGGACTTGAATTAAGGAGTCAGTTTAAATTTCAAATGTGGAAAGATATCTGGGATACATCTTTTGGAGTTTCTAGTTTACTATTAGCCTTATTCTTTGGTATTGCTTTAGGCAATATTGTAAGAGGTGTTAACCTAGGTGGTGTCGATAATGGAATATCTGTTCACGAAGGACATTATTTCTTTTTACCGTTATGGGATGGTAGCTTTAGCCCTTTGACCGACCACCCTGGAGTTATAGATTGGTTTACAATTATTATAGGATTAATAGCTGTGGTAACCCTAGCTATACATGGTGCAAACTGGATTATCTTAAAAACTAATTCCTCTATAAATACGAAGCTTAAAGGGGTCATTTTTAAGCTAAATATTGTTTTAGCTACTCTTACCGTTTTTTCATTAGTTGTATGGCAAGTAGTGAATCCGAATTCATTAGATAACTTTGGTGACAAACCATATTTACTCATATTTCCATTAATTTACTTAAGTGGATTGGTAGGATTGTTTTTTATCAAAAAAATAAAAAAAGACAGTCACGCATTTATACTATCGTCTTTATTGATTGTTGGTGGCATTACATCGTCGTTGGCTTCTTTGTTCCCTGTAATATTACCTTCAGTGAACGATACTCATGAACCGTTAACTATTTATAATACTGCAGCATCAGAATACGGGTTGTCTGTGGGCATTTATTGGGGTATTTTAGGGTTCCTCCTTATATTAATTTACATGATCATTCAAAAAAGACTGATGAAGGGTAAAGTCGACAATATGGATTATGGGCATTAG
- a CDS encoding YeeE/YedE family protein — MNLLYDPWPWYVAGPLIALTMFVLLSVGKQFGMSSNLRTMCSIGGAGKYSDFFKFDWRAQRWNLVVVVGAVIGGFIASQLMSDNTVKINPEIAQQLSTDYGIESAGEAYLPPELFATENLSDPFVLAILILGGFMVGFGARYAGGCTSGHAISGLSNLQLPSLIAVIGFFIGGLVMIHLLFPLIFS, encoded by the coding sequence ATGAATTTACTATATGATCCATGGCCATGGTATGTGGCCGGACCTTTAATTGCCCTTACCATGTTTGTACTGCTTTCTGTTGGCAAACAATTTGGCATGTCTTCCAACCTTAGAACCATGTGTTCTATTGGTGGTGCAGGCAAATACTCTGATTTCTTTAAGTTCGATTGGAGAGCTCAACGATGGAATTTAGTTGTAGTAGTTGGTGCTGTCATTGGTGGCTTTATTGCTTCTCAACTTATGTCTGACAATACCGTAAAGATAAATCCTGAAATTGCGCAGCAGCTTTCCACGGATTACGGAATTGAAAGTGCCGGTGAAGCTTATTTACCGCCAGAACTTTTTGCTACTGAAAATCTTTCCGATCCTTTTGTTTTGGCTATTTTAATTTTAGGCGGATTCATGGTTGGGTTTGGCGCGCGTTATGCTGGGGGTTGTACCAGTGGGCATGCCATATCCGGCTTAAGTAATTTACAGTTGCCTTCCCTAATTGCCGTTATCGGTTTCTTTATTGGTGGCTTAGTTATGATTCACCTTTTATTCCCCCTAATTTTTAGCTAG
- a CDS encoding DUF6691 family protein gives MKYLSYLTIGIFFGIIMYKSEAASWFRIYEMFQFGSFHMYGIIGSALVIGVIGVQIIKKYKIKAIGGNEMNLHPKQKGITRYLVGGIIFGLGWALAGACPGPMYVLAGAGYFSILIVIASAILGTFVYGFIKDKLPH, from the coding sequence ATGAAGTATTTAAGTTATTTGACCATTGGTATATTTTTTGGTATCATCATGTACAAATCTGAAGCTGCATCGTGGTTTCGTATTTATGAAATGTTCCAATTTGGGTCTTTCCATATGTATGGGATTATAGGTTCTGCCCTTGTTATTGGAGTTATCGGTGTGCAAATCATCAAAAAATATAAAATCAAAGCGATTGGTGGCAATGAGATGAATTTACACCCGAAGCAAAAAGGGATTACAAGATATCTCGTTGGTGGTATTATTTTCGGTTTAGGATGGGCTTTAGCAGGTGCTTGCCCAGGACCAATGTACGTGCTTGCAGGTGCTGGTTACTTTTCAATCTTAATCGTTATTGCGAGTGCTATTCTAGGCACTTTCGTTTACGGATTTATAAAAGACAAACTACCGCATTAA